Part of the Zea mays cultivar B73 chromosome 4, Zm-B73-REFERENCE-NAM-5.0, whole genome shotgun sequence genome is shown below.
CCCAGATTGGTACCGTCGCTTGTCAAGGGTTTCTCCTCTATGAAAGCATACACTCGCGACCTGAATTTCTGGGCCAGCTCCGCGAGATCATTTGCCATCCACGTATGGGGCAGCCGGTTCGCAACATCGATCGTCCAGGTCGCGCATAACTTGCTTCTCGTCAGCACTTCCAAGGTTGGTTTCGAATAGTTTGCGTGTGATGCCAGCCGGTTTAGCAGGATAAGAGCTTCTCTCATCACCAAACATCTGCAAAAACAGTTTTTGCATTAATACCACAACAAATTGCACACGAGTTGTTCATAGGCAGCTAAGAGCAACTTGGAGTGCAGCTTAAGATAGTTGCCCGCAAAAAGGGGAAGAATAGGCACGTCTAGAATTTACTCAGTGATGTCTCCACACTCATGCTGTGATACAACAAGCTAGGAACGCACAAGACTGTGGTAGCCAAGTATGATGTACCTTTCTTTTAGTAACTCTCGTGTTTCATATTGCATCTGCGATGCAAGGACTTCCATTATCATCTCCAAAAAACTGGCACCACGGGCACTCACTGGAACTAAAAGCACCTCATATCCCAATTTGCCACTGGAAGCTATATAAGCTAGCAGAATGATGACGAGCCTGCAAAGCTCAATCCCCTGGAAAATATGGCTGTTCAGCTAACTAATGTCAAATAAACAAGTTGCACTGAATCTAAAAGAAGTCTCTAGCTAGCCATTTTCAGGGAATAACATGCAACGCCTTATATTTACCGGTGACAGGTGAAAAACCATCGCAATGTTCAATCCATGTCTGGCAGGTATTGAAGAATAGAATCTAGCTAgatgtacaaatgcatatttccatCCTGAATAACTAAAAAAGATAAGTAGCTTACCAGAGAACAAGTTTCCCCACATGTCAAACAATCAGATAAATCCACAAGAACTGAGCTTATGACTTCTTGTGATCTATTACTTTCACAAGCTTCCGATCCCATCTGTTTGGAGCCGTCTTTGCCTCCACTACACAGCAACTTCAACATCACTGGGCCTAACAGAACAGAAATTATGTTGAGATTGCAAGGGTTAAAGGCAGAGAAAGTTACATAAGTGCAACATATTTAAAATATCTTTGAAATTGAAAACAAAATTATTTTAACAAGGAATCTACATCAAACCGATCCCACAACtgaacttaattctatataagcATGTCAAATGACATGGTGGGACAAACATCTTTGGTAAAAAGTACAAACAAATAACACTAGAAACACCAACAAACAAATCAGGATTTTCCATCTAACCATTAAAAAGAGGCTCCACTACCTAAGGCTGTCTCTAACAGCTTACTCATTCTATCTCTTATCACatctcatatttcaaacttcactctatgAACATGAACAGTACATTCTACAGTGTAAAACATTGTTATGCACAACCATTGCACGATATGCTGGAGACAATCTTATGCTTATGCAGGATGGGATGTCCCCAAGAACCAGGCAAAAACATCATCAAAAAGACAAAACCAAGGGCACCAAGTAGCTAGTCCACAGAATGTGGTGCGCACATTGTAGTGTTCACCTGGCAAGAACAGTTCTTGCATGATAGCATCTTTAGTTCTAAAGCTAGTGTGAAGAAATCAAATATATAAGCACAAAAACTTACAATTCAGAAGCAAGAAAAGTAGACGCACAGAATGCTTCTTAACAAGCAATCCGTTCTCTTTCTGCAATAGCAGATGCAATCTCGTCATTACTGAAGTAAATCCGAATCTGAAAATAGCAGCATTATATCATTAACATCCAACATAGCAAGTGACTACAAAAGAATCATCATTCAGATGCTTGCTTACTTCTGGCGTTCCTCTATGGGATCTGTTGTCCTTACAATGAGAATCATTATGGATAATGCATCAGTACGAATTGTCTCTTGTGAGTACTTGACCCCAATTTGAAGCATGCCAGTGAAAAGTGAACTCCAGAAAGTAAAAGGAAGAAACATATTATGCAGTCTCAATGAATCTTCTGCATCCACTGGTCTCAACAAGGTCGAACAGTCTTTGTGGTTGTTCTCCATGAGTACGTTAACATATGGTTCAACAGAAACATTGTTCCTGAGGGTACACTGAGAAAAATCAAATTAAAGTTCATAAGCATGAGAACCTACAATAGTAAACAAGAAAAAAAAGAACATTATGCAAGCCACCCTTGGGTAGAAGCATTTCCGACATCAAAAAATCTACCCAGTTTATTTCATTTGGAAACCATGTCAGCATTTCACTTTTAACATTTAAAAACTGGAGCAGAAAGGAAAACAAGGTTTACAGATCAAGAAAGAATAGCAGCCCAAAACCTATGAGTTACAGCTTAGATCTACCCAGTTTATTTCATTTGGAAACCATGTCAGCATTTCAAATGAAATAAAATAGCAGCCCAAAAACATGATTTACAGCTTAGATCTAGGGAAATATTCAAGGCCAAGTTTTGAATTAGAGAAAAATTATGAATATTAATTTACAAGAACTAGAAACTTTGATTCGTTCTCTATCTGATATATTGTGAGTTGATTACTGTTCGAGTTCAGTGCTACACCTAAGCACCACAGTTGATGTCTACTAGTAGAAATGTATTCCATGCACGAGCAAAGCATACCTTTCACTAGACTTGGCTCCATGTTGCAGTAAGTGCTGTAAAACTTTGAGGAATACCCTCAAAGTTCTACTGACTATAGCAGCCTGAAATACAAGGTAAAAATGAATAGCATGTCAAACAAAGCGAAAATAAAGCATTATTCAGTCCAACATCACAATCCACAACAAAGGGGAAAGACTAGCAGGTATATATAGCAAAACAATTACAACAGTGTAGCAAATATAATTAAAATGTATTCATTCATCATTATTGTTTCAACTCTCTAGCAATAGTATATATCTGATGGGTTCACGCTATGAGAACTTAAACAAAAGTCACAAAGCGATGAGTACAAAAAGGGCAGACCCAGTACCGAAGGCTCCCACTGTCACACATGAGACATGAGTGAGATCTGGGGAACGGATAAACCAAGGCAAGCCTTCCACCATAAATGCGGAGAATCTGTTTCAAACCTGTGACCTGGTGACTCAGTGAGACAGCTCTAATGTGCTATCGATGTTTAAACACGGTTGAACCAGTTTTGCTAGTATTTTCCCAAGTCTGCATCAATTAACTGCTCACCCTTTTATTATTCACAAAAAATCAACCTAAAAGGTACATCATTGCTTCATACTCACTGCAAATAGGGAATAGTTTTTTTTGCAGGTTCCTTCATTCCTTATTAGTTAAACTACTGGACCTATGATGCCTAAAGTCACCAGTTTTCACAATAAGGTGCATGATTAAAATGGAACTTAGTCAAAATTAAATTGTTGTCTATCAGTATTAACATTAGAAACCATCATTTTCCTTCCCCACAGTTACGAAGATTTATATTGAGAACCTCAACACCACATCAAGATAGCTCCCACTAATTTAAAAGTAAATTTCACATAACTACAACTGTTTTGGCACTGGGTAGTGGGTAGCTATTAGAAAATCGTAGTTCTATAGTATCAAGTGCTGCCTAAAATAGTTTATTGCTGTGATACATGTCAAAATACTTGCAAATCTATCGGTATTAGATCACAATAGTTATAGTTCTGTGAAATTTACTCAATGTTTAGTGCTAGTTAACCAATAAGGAAGCACACAAACATATCCATTTAAGAGCATCTGAAATAACAAAATAAAATCGATGCTACAAACGAAAGGAGAATATTGGAGTCTCAGATCTTACATCATCAAAAGCACATAGATTTAGCAATGCTTCAAGGAAAGTTTGTATTGACATCTTCCCACTATTCATCTgccaaaatgaacaattaaattaATCATTTTAGTCAACTTAAATGGCATGACTAAAAGGAAAGATGGAAGCTTTTTTTGCTATTTTTTTAGATCCTGGCTACTTAAAATGCAGAAAACATATGTGGCATTTCATATGCAGATACTGTCATACTGAATTAACATGTTCAGTCAATTTAGGACGTCTTGTGGCTAAAATACAAGTCTTATATCAGTCCAGATATATAAAATATGGGGGAAAGATCAAAGTAAAAAGCACATGAGTCACTTCTGCATCACAAGACTATGACATTAAGGCTCAATTTCAAACAGAAAATGCATACCACCATTGAAATGCATGTTCACCTTAATGAACTGCAACAGGGAAATAAAAAAGGCACTTATTACATGGTACTCACCTTAATGAACGTGTCATACAGTTGGGAAATAGCTTCATTCATGGAGGAGATTGCTTGAGAAGAGGGTTCACAGTTGTCTGACAATCTCGTATGCTGGAGAAGTGACAAAATTTCTTCTGAACAAGAAACATTGATCTTTGATATCAAATTCCTGCTTGATAAACTGTTAGGTGACATGCCCCACATTGCACGTAGGTTACCAGATATACGCTCAACCAATAATTTCTTGCAGTCAAGAT
Proteins encoded:
- the LOC103654951 gene encoding protein SENSITIVE TO UV 2 isoform X2, whose protein sequence is MDGGLDDEWEASFLDEVIRATDEAEAVVSRNPNPTPTPAPAPIPTYYPLAAAPVSYLPASSVSYIPAASHLRSAISFSPPRDLSQRPPLPPPTAATSTRDALATGADVGRDFSPPPQLSQRPAADEGSLVAFAASSSASDRRFISTGCGEAGAKREAREIERLKRELDRVSKERNELKNECTALKKDRTKKDLQIKAKEAEIQNLKKANVSMKDVCSAGMNIDQSFHAPANEALHTGVSSRRTDKMSGKDKDAHSLRDDLYLKQGHQTDLLEALELRRRTMIDNGMSTSGVVSLEEDTHFEPRNATCKEIKAIGVQTDNTSDNEHLDCKKLLVERISGNLRAMWGMSPNSLSSRNLISKINVSCSEEILSLLQHTRLSDNCEPSSQAISSMNEAISQLYDTFIKMNSGKMSIQTFLEALLNLCAFDDAAIVSRTLRVFLKVLQHLLQHGAKSSERNNVSVEPYVNVLMENNHKDCSTLLRPVDAEDSLRLHNMFLPFTFWSSLFTGMLQIGVKYSQETIRTDALSIMILIVRTTDPIEERQKFGFTSVMTRLHLLLQKENGLLVKKHSVRLLFLLLNCPVMLKLLCSGGKDGSKQMGSEACESNRSQEVISSVLVDLSDCLTCGETCSLGIELCRLVIILLAYIASSGKLGYEVLLVPVSARGASFLEMIMEVLASQMQYETRELLKERCLVMREALILLNRLASHANYSKPTLEVLTRSKLCATWTIDVANRLPHTWMANDLAELAQKFRSRVYAFIEEKPLTSDGTNLGASNKR
- the LOC103654951 gene encoding protein SENSITIVE TO UV 2 isoform X1, which translates into the protein MDGGLDDEWEASFLDEVIRATDEAEAVVSRNPNPTPTPAPAPIPTYYPLAAAPVSYLPASSVSYIPAASHLRSAISFSPPRDLSQRPPLPPPTAATSTRDALATGADVGRDFSPPPQLSQRPAADEGSLVAFAASSSASDRRFISTGCGEAGAKREAREIERLKRELDRVSKERNELKNECTALKKDRTKKDLQIKAKEAEIQNLKKANVSSMKDVCSAGMNIDQSFHAPANEALHTGVSSRRTDKMSGKDKDAHSLRDDLYLKQGHQTDLLEALELRRRTMIDNGMSTSGVVSLEEDTHFEPRNATCKEIKAIGVQTDNTSDNEHLDCKKLLVERISGNLRAMWGMSPNSLSSRNLISKINVSCSEEILSLLQHTRLSDNCEPSSQAISSMNEAISQLYDTFIKMNSGKMSIQTFLEALLNLCAFDDAAIVSRTLRVFLKVLQHLLQHGAKSSERNNVSVEPYVNVLMENNHKDCSTLLRPVDAEDSLRLHNMFLPFTFWSSLFTGMLQIGVKYSQETIRTDALSIMILIVRTTDPIEERQKFGFTSVMTRLHLLLQKENGLLVKKHSVRLLFLLLNCPVMLKLLCSGGKDGSKQMGSEACESNRSQEVISSVLVDLSDCLTCGETCSLGIELCRLVIILLAYIASSGKLGYEVLLVPVSARGASFLEMIMEVLASQMQYETRELLKERCLVMREALILLNRLASHANYSKPTLEVLTRSKLCATWTIDVANRLPHTWMANDLAELAQKFRSRVYAFIEEKPLTSDGTNLGASNKR
- the LOC103654951 gene encoding protein SENSITIVE TO UV 2 isoform X3, with the translated sequence MDGGLDDEWEASFLDEVIRATDEAEAVVSRNPNPTPTPAPAPIPTYYPLAAAPVSYLPASSVSYIPAASHLRSAISFSPPRDLSQRPPLPPPTAATSTRDALATGADVGRDFSPPPQLSQRPAADEGSLVAFAASSSASDRRFISTGCGEAGAKREAREIERLKRELDRVSKERNELKNECTALKKDRTKKDLQIKAKEAEIQNLKKANVAGMNIDQSFHAPANEALHTGVSSRRTDKMSGKDKDAHSLRDDLYLKQGHQTDLLEALELRRRTMIDNGMSTSGVVSLEEDTHFEPRNATCKEIKAIGVQTDNTSDNEHLDCKKLLVERISGNLRAMWGMSPNSLSSRNLISKINVSCSEEILSLLQHTRLSDNCEPSSQAISSMNEAISQLYDTFIKMNSGKMSIQTFLEALLNLCAFDDAAIVSRTLRVFLKVLQHLLQHGAKSSERNNVSVEPYVNVLMENNHKDCSTLLRPVDAEDSLRLHNMFLPFTFWSSLFTGMLQIGVKYSQETIRTDALSIMILIVRTTDPIEERQKFGFTSVMTRLHLLLQKENGLLVKKHSVRLLFLLLNCPVMLKLLCSGGKDGSKQMGSEACESNRSQEVISSVLVDLSDCLTCGETCSLGIELCRLVIILLAYIASSGKLGYEVLLVPVSARGASFLEMIMEVLASQMQYETRELLKERCLVMREALILLNRLASHANYSKPTLEVLTRSKLCATWTIDVANRLPHTWMANDLAELAQKFRSRVYAFIEEKPLTSDGTNLGASNKR